The following are from one region of the Streptomyces brevispora genome:
- a CDS encoding acyl-CoA dehydrogenase family protein — translation MTAPDAAGLRRLTRELLAAHPPATTGRTDFLRARFDAGLAWVHYPAGLGGLDAPRSLQPVVDAELAAANAPDNDPRRIGIGLGMAAPTVLAYGTDEQKRRFLRPLWVGEEVWCQLFSEPGAGSDLAALGTRAVRDGEDWVVDGQKVWTSSAHVARWAILIARTDPDVPKHRGISYFICDMTDPGVEVRPLRQITGEAEFNEVFLTGVRIPDSRRLGPVGEGWKVAQTTLMNERVSIGGARVPREGGMIGPVARTWRERPELRTHDLHQRLLTLWVEAEVARLTGARLRQQLVAGQPGPEGSGMKLAFARLNQEISGLEVELLGNEGLLYSDWTMRRPELVDFTGRDAGYRYLRSKGNSIEGGTSEVLLNIVAERVLGLPVEPRNDKDVAWKDLTR, via the coding sequence ATGACCGCCCCCGACGCGGCCGGACTGCGCCGTCTCACCCGGGAACTGCTCGCCGCCCACCCGCCGGCCACCACCGGCCGCACCGACTTCCTCAGGGCGCGCTTCGACGCCGGACTCGCCTGGGTGCACTACCCGGCCGGACTCGGCGGCCTCGACGCGCCGCGCTCCCTGCAACCCGTCGTCGACGCCGAACTCGCCGCGGCGAACGCACCCGACAACGATCCGCGCCGCATCGGCATCGGTCTCGGCATGGCCGCCCCGACCGTCCTGGCCTACGGAACCGACGAGCAGAAGCGGCGCTTCCTGCGCCCTCTGTGGGTCGGCGAGGAGGTGTGGTGCCAGCTCTTCAGTGAGCCGGGAGCCGGATCCGACCTGGCCGCCCTCGGCACCCGCGCCGTCCGTGACGGCGAGGACTGGGTGGTCGACGGGCAGAAGGTGTGGACGTCCAGCGCCCATGTGGCGCGCTGGGCCATCCTCATCGCCCGCACCGACCCGGACGTGCCCAAGCACCGCGGCATCAGCTACTTCATCTGCGACATGACCGACCCCGGTGTCGAGGTGCGACCGCTGCGCCAGATCACCGGCGAGGCAGAGTTCAACGAGGTCTTCCTCACCGGAGTGCGCATCCCCGACAGCCGCAGGCTCGGCCCCGTCGGCGAGGGCTGGAAGGTCGCGCAGACGACGCTCATGAACGAGCGCGTCTCCATCGGCGGAGCCCGTGTCCCCCGCGAGGGCGGCATGATCGGCCCGGTCGCCCGGACCTGGCGCGAACGCCCCGAACTGCGCACCCACGATCTGCACCAGCGTCTGCTCACCCTCTGGGTGGAGGCCGAGGTCGCCCGGCTCACCGGGGCGCGCCTGCGCCAGCAGCTCGTCGCCGGGCAGCCGGGCCCCGAGGGCTCCGGGATGAAGCTCGCCTTCGCCCGGCTCAACCAGGAGATCAGCGGCCTCGAAGTCGAACTTCTCGGCAACGAGGGGCTGTTGTACAGCGACTGGACGATGCGACGGCCGGAACTCGTCGACTTCACCGGACGCGACGCCGGCTACCGCTACCTCCGCTCCAAGGGCAACTCCATCGAGGGCGGCACGAGCGAGGTACTGCTCAACATCGTCGCCGAACGCGTGCTCGGCCTGCCCGTCGAGCCGCGCAACGACAAGGACGTCGCCTGGAAGGACCTGACCCGATGA
- a CDS encoding NADPH:quinone oxidoreductase family protein yields the protein MQAWRVHRNGEPSEVMRLEETDRPTPGDGQVLIEVLAANINFPDALLCRGQYQVRPPLPFTPGVEICGRTDDGRRVLATPALPDGGFAQYVVADEVALLPAPESLDDAEAAALHIGYQTGWFGLHRRAHLRAGETLLVHAAAGGVGSAAVQLGKAAGATVIGVVGGAEKAEIATALGCDLVIDRRTEDIVAAVKEATGGRGADVVYDPVGGDAYAKSVKCIAFEGRVIVVGFASGVIPTPGLNHVLVKNYSVLGLHWGLYNTKDPQAVRDCHEELTGLAAEGVIKPLVSERVPMDGAAAAVQRVADGTSTGRIVVLPAGPAR from the coding sequence ATGCAGGCATGGCGAGTGCACCGGAACGGCGAGCCGAGCGAGGTGATGCGGCTGGAGGAAACGGACCGGCCCACACCCGGCGACGGGCAGGTGCTCATCGAGGTGCTCGCGGCGAACATCAACTTCCCCGACGCACTGCTCTGCCGCGGCCAGTACCAGGTACGGCCCCCGCTGCCCTTCACGCCCGGTGTGGAGATCTGCGGCAGGACCGACGACGGGCGCCGGGTGCTCGCCACCCCCGCCCTGCCGGACGGCGGATTCGCCCAGTACGTCGTCGCGGACGAGGTGGCCCTGCTGCCCGCCCCGGAGAGCCTGGACGACGCCGAGGCCGCCGCGCTGCACATCGGCTACCAGACCGGCTGGTTCGGACTGCACCGCCGGGCGCACCTGCGGGCCGGTGAGACGCTGCTCGTCCACGCGGCGGCCGGCGGTGTCGGCAGCGCCGCCGTCCAGCTCGGCAAGGCCGCCGGCGCGACCGTCATCGGTGTGGTCGGCGGTGCGGAGAAGGCCGAGATCGCCACCGCGCTCGGCTGCGACCTGGTCATCGACCGGCGTACCGAGGACATCGTCGCGGCCGTCAAGGAGGCCACCGGCGGGCGTGGCGCCGATGTCGTCTACGACCCGGTCGGCGGCGACGCGTACGCCAAGTCCGTGAAGTGCATCGCCTTCGAGGGCCGGGTGATCGTCGTCGGCTTCGCCAGTGGCGTGATCCCCACCCCCGGACTCAACCACGTCCTGGTGAAGAACTACTCGGTCCTCGGACTCCACTGGGGCCTGTACAACACGAAGGACCCGCAGGCGGTCCGCGACTGTCACGAGGAGCTGACCGGGCTCGCCGCCGAGGGCGTCATCAAGCCGCTTGTCAGCGAGCGCGTCCCGATGGACGGGGCGGCGGCCGCCGTCCAGCGCGTCGCCGACGGCACCAGCACCGGCCGCATCGTCGTCCTCCCCGCGGGACCCGCCCGATGA